A genomic region of Rhipicephalus sanguineus isolate Rsan-2018 chromosome 3, BIME_Rsan_1.4, whole genome shotgun sequence contains the following coding sequences:
- the LOC119385908 gene encoding transient receptor potential channel gives MTRVVAGGVTDDAPQRIVASEISSAVCTNEGQPGEYTCQPGSWINPAIMAVYLLVANILLVNLLIAVFNNIFIEVNAISQHVWKSQRFTVVMEYEQKPLLPPPLIVLSHVHLAIKCGVRWWKGKSRTFDHGLKLFLDEPDIERIHDFEQECVEGYFREQETQQQMTTENRVLTTTERVDAMSQRVEDIHQWEMKASATIQGLDIRMTQLEHIAEQISTSLQRLLEAEELDFEDSRSPSAESDHSASPPEYEPRSPSPPPPQPPQSPAPADLSSDTSRRPEETAPVSPKRPVMVALSAPDGTSVAPPDLLVRQGSGRRRGGSIRRKTAHQRLSRQLTVATNEVLDMASQKRKNLQRWQSVCQPDVGGGSDILQQHQASGRPSRLERGMSCVSRWTEPRPASSSSRAPFLSALRGEYTSITDELESTACLLPPPESPTSPAPTPMVAAIAAETEILRDAEAADYQMMGGIIQRRLQGEEAASLEELSDFAEESSDVEEIVGTGSRRLMIRVTPAPEDDNQRRRASLPSGGEVP, from the exons ATGACGAGGGTTGTCGCCGGTGGCGTTACGGACGACGCACCTCAACggatcgtggcctccgagattagctccg CTGTCTGCACAAACGAGGGCCAGCCTGGGGAATACACATGTCAGCCGGGCAGCTGGATCAACCCGGCAATTATGGCCGTCTACTTATTGGTCGCCAATATACTGCTCGTCAACCTCCTCATCGCCGTATTCAA CAACATCTTCATCGAGGTGAACGCCATCTCCCAGCACGTGTGGAAATCTCAGCGGTTCACGGTGGTGATGGAATACGAGCAgaagccgctgctgccgccgccactGATCGTGTTGTCGCACGTGCACCTCGCCATCAAGTGCGGCGTGCGCTGGTGGAAAGGCAAGAGCCGCACCTTCGACCACGGACTCAAGCTGTTCCTGGATGAGCCAGACATCGAACGTATTCACGACTTCGAGCAGGAGTGCGTCGAGGGCTACTTTCGCGAACAGGAGACTCAGCAGCAGATGACCACCGAGAACCGCGTGCTCACTACCACTGAGAG AGTGGACGCCATGTCGCAGAGGGTCGAGGACATCCACCAGTGGGAAATGAAGGCCAGCGCCACCATCCAGGGCTTGGACATCCGGATGACGCAGCTCGAGCACATCGCGGAGCAGATCTCCACGTCACTACAGCGCCTGCTCGAGGCGGAGGAGCTGGACTTCGAAGACAGCCGCAGTCCGTCGGCCGAGAGCGACCACTCGGCGAGTCCGCCCGAATACGAGCCCAGGTCTCCGTCGCCACCGCCTCCGCAGCCTCCGCAGTCCCCAGCACCAGCAGACCTGAGCTCCGACACTAGCAGGAGGCCAGAAGAGACTGCGCCGGTGTCTCCCAAGAGGCCAGTCATGGTCGCGCTGTCGGCGCCCGACGGCACGTCTGTGGCACCGCCGGACCTCCTCGTACGGCAAGGCTCCGGCAGGCGGCGCGGTGGTTCCATCCGAAGGAAGACGGCCCACCAGCGGCTCAGCCGACAGCTCACGGTAGCCACCAACGAAGTGCTCGACATGGCTTCACAGAAGCGGAAGAATCTGCAGCGCTGGCAGAGCGTCTGCCAACCTGACGTTGGCGGTGGCAGTGACATACTGCAGCAACACCAGGCCTCTGGCAGGCCTAGCCGTCTGGAGCGTGGCATGTCGTGCGTGAGCCGATGGACCGAGCCACGACCGGCCAGTAGCAGTTCACGAGCTCCCTTCCTGTCGGCTCTGCGCGGCGAATACACGAGCATCACGGACGAGCTGGAGAGCACGGCGTGTCTGCTTCCACCTCCGGAGAGTCCTACTTCGCCGGCACCGACTCCCATGGTGGCAGCTATTGCGGCTGAGACGGAGATTCTGAGGGACGCTGAGGCGGCCGACTACCAGATGATGGGTGGCATCATCCAAAGGCGCCTCCAAGGAGAAGAAGCCGCTTCGCTCGAGGAACTCAGTGACTTCGCCGAGGAGTCGTCGGACGTCGAGGAGATCGTGGGCACCGGCTCGCGGCGCCTCATGATTCGCGTCACACCCGCGCCCGAGGACGACAACCAGCGAAGGAGGGCTAGCTTACCCAGCGGCGGCGAGGTGCCCTGA